A region from the Silene latifolia isolate original U9 population chromosome 7, ASM4854445v1, whole genome shotgun sequence genome encodes:
- the LOC141590762 gene encoding cysteine-rich receptor-like protein kinase 19 translates to MGRMVLVFVLLLLCQISFTIAADKLNYNSVGSYCSDPSGNYAEGSLFETNLKLLLRDLASKSSSLKFYNSTTGEASNKVYALFQCRIDLSLDVCNECIKNATDAIIIKKVCPFNSEGIEWYYECMLRFANRNIFSLPDYRGAGMKVWDLSDVENYDKFSPIFAEAMNEVIKNASLASPHFAFGETNLFLVDKLYTFAQCTPDINASSCKSCLEYALTTMNPKCCNASKAVTCLLPSCYLMYDTIRPIISESYNPAPDIVQGSGTSKKTSSKTTIFAVIAASASVAVGLIVLSIVLWICLRRKKTTREASNEVSPVSPGRLHDGSGQRDVEYIGNPEFVQYDVATLRNATRNFSAENELGEGGFGTVYKGTLENGEQIAIKRLSGTSGQGNKEFMAEAGLLAKLQHRNLVKLVGFCSEGEEKILVYEYLSNSSLDGFLFDPIKRLLLDWATRYKIIMGIARGLQYLHEDSRLTIIHRDLKPANILLDKEMNPKIADFGLAKLFDGAQKFGKTVRIAGTLGYMAPEYMMTGEFSDKSDVYSFGIIVLEIVNGENNIKLHESKQKGDLPVHAWRQWNEGRSSDQADPAIKNNSSSNDVMRCFQIGLLCVQADAEERPTMALVVSMLTSSVDLPLPSAPAMSIPQFNMRIAYSGEQQSDTDNFSTMSITQASQTKPR, encoded by the exons ATGGGGAGAATGGTGCTTGTTTTTGTATTACTTTTGTTATGTCAAATTTCTTTTACAATTGCTGCagataaattaaattataattcgGTAGGTTCCTATTGTTCGGATCCAAGTGGGAATTACGCCGAAGGTAGTCTATTTGAAACGAACCTGAAACTTCTCCTCCGTGATCTCGCCTCCAAATCTTCATCTCTCAAGTTCTACAATTCCACAACCGGGGAGGCTTCCAACAAAGTGTATGCCTTGTTTCAGTGTCGAATTGACCTTAGTCTCGATGTTTGTAACGAATGTATTAAAAATGCTACAGACGCGATAATTATTAAGAAAGTGTGTCCTTTTAATAGTGAAGGGATTGAATGGTACTATGAGTGCATGTTACGGTTTGCTAACCGTAACATATTCTCTTTGCCCGATTATAGAGGGGCTGGTATGAAAGTATGGGACCTAAGTGATGTAGAAAACTATGATAAATTTAGTCCAATATTTGCGGAAGCAATGAACGAAGTCATCAAGAATGCTTCGTTAGCCTCACCTCATTTCGCTTTTGGCGAAACAAATTTATTTTTGGTCGATAAGTTGTATACCTTTGCACAGTGCACCCCTGATATTAATGCTTCTAGTTGTAAAAGTTGTCTCGAATATGCCTTAACTACGATGAATCCTAAATGTTGTAATGCAAGTAAAGCGGTTACGTGTTTACTGCCCAGTTGTTATCTGATGTACGATACAATTCGTCCAATTATCAGTGAAAGTTATAATCCAGCACCAGACATCGTCCAAG GTTCGGGAACAAGTAAGAAAACATCGTCGAAGACAACAATATTTGCAGTGATAGCTGCTTCTGCTTCTGTTGCCGTTGGATTGATAGTGTTATCGATTGTTTTGTGGATATGTTTACGTCGTAAGAAGACTACTAGAGAAGCGAGCAACGAGGTATCTCCAGTATCACCAGGACGGTTACATGACGGTAGTG GACAACGCGATGTAGAGTATATCGGAAATCCAGAATTTGTGCAATATGATGTTGCCACCCTCAGAAATGCAACAAGAAACTTCTCAGCTGAGAACGAATTAGGTGAAGGAGGCTTCGGTACTGTATACAAG GGAACACTTGAGAATGGAGAGCAAATAGCTATAAAGAGGCTCTCCGGCACCTCCGGACAAGGTAACAAGGAATTCATGGCCGAGGCTGGCCTTTTGGCCAAGCTTCAACACCGAAATCTTGTCAAGCTTGTTGGATTCTGCTCTGAGGGAGAGGAGAAAATACTCGTCTATGAGTACTTGTCGAATTCAAGCTTGGATGGCTTTTTGTTTG ATCCAATAAAGCGGCTTCTTTTAGATTGGGCAACAAGGTACAAAATTATAATGGGGATTGCGAGAGGTCTTCAGTATCTCCATGAAGATTCTCGACTCACCATTATACATCGTGACCTAAAACCGGCCAATATATTATTGGATAAGGAAATGAATCCTAAGATAGCTGACTTTGGCTTGGCGAAGCTCTTTGATGGTGCACAAAAATTTGGGAAGACTGTCCGTATTGCCGGAACATT AGGATACATGGCACCCGAGTACATGATGACAGGGGAATTTTCAGACAAATCTGATGTCTATAGTTTTGGAATTATAGTTTTGGAGATTGTGAATGGTGAGAACAACATAAAACTTCACGAATCAAAACAAAAGGGAGATCTTCCAGTTCAT GCATGGAGACAATGGAATGAAGGGCGTTCCTCTGATCAAGCAGACCCAGCAATCAAAAACAATTCTTCGAGCAATGACGTGATGCGATGTTTTCAGATTGGATTGCTGTGTGTGCAAGCAGATGCAGAGGAAAGACCCACCATGGCATTAGTGGTGTCCATGCTAACTAGCTCCGTCGATCTTCCATTGCCATCCGCACCCGCAATGTCCATCCCTCAATTCAACATGCGAATCGCTTACAGTGGCGAGCAACAAAGTGATACTGATAACTTTTCCACCATGTCTATCACCCAAGCCTCGCAAACAAAACCAAGATGA